GGCGCTCGAAGGTCTGGTCGTCGTCCACGCCGGCGCCGCGCCCGATGTAGAGCTGGCTGACGTGGGGCCGTACGGCAAGCGCGCTGCGCCCAAGGCTGCTCCCGTCGGTCGGTACGTCGCGCCAGCCGAGCAGTGTCTGGCCGAATTCGGCGACCACCTCGGCGGCGATGTTCATGATCCGGCGGCGCAGCGCCGCGTCCACCGGCAGGAAGCACATGCCAACCCCGTAGGCGCCCGCTTCCGGCAGCACGCATCCCGCCGCGCCGGCGAGGAGCTGCAGCGCGGCGTGCGGGATCTGCAGCAGGACGCCGGCGCCGTCGCCGGTGTTGGGCTCGGAGCCGCGTGCGCCGCGATGGTTCAGGTGCGAGAGCACGTCGAGCGCCTGGTCGAGCAGCGTGCGCGATCGGCGGCCCTGAATGTCGACGACGAAGCCGATGCCGCACGATTCGTGCTCGTACGCGGGATGGTACAGTCCCTGCGGTGGGGGAACGGTAGAGAATCTCATTTCAGCGCTCCGGCCGAGCGGTACGGAAAACCTCCAAACGGGTAAGCAAATATACAAAGACCGCGAGCGTAGGGAACGACGCTTTACGTGGCTTCCGGCAAGCGCTGCGCGTGGTGCACGGCAAGCGCGCGAGCCGAGCAAGCTGCGCCGCCGAGCACGTACCATAGTGGAATACGGCAATATGGTCAATCCCAGACGCCAGCGTCCACCGGCTTCCAGCGACGGGGTCGCAATTGCTTGCGTCCACCCGCCGTGCGCGGACGGGCCGGGGCGGCAAGAGGCGGGCGCCCGGTTCCCGGTGCATCGCCCGCTGAAGCCCACTGGCCAGCTGAGCCGGATGGTGTCACTACCCAGGCTGTACGCGTATGATGTCTGCCATCGTACCAACGCTCCCCCGTCGATTGGGTGCGGTTTGGCGCTCGCGTCTTGGGGGCGTTGGGGTTTGTGCCGCCAATTCGGAACGGCGGACAACGGGATCGAGACATGGGAGGGCAGATGTACTACTTCCCGAATTCAGCACATAAGACGGAGACCACCGAAGCCGGGCCCCCACGGTGGCGGCCTGACAAGGAGCCTTGCCCGAGAATGTCGCCGCGGGAGAGGGCGACGCTGTTGCAGGATTCGATCGCAAGAGACCCCGCTTCACCGACATCGCAGCGGTTCGCCGTTCGGCGCCACGCACGGGGGCTTGAGTTCTTCACTGCTCGAATGACCAGGGAGGTATGCGGTGACGTCGAGTTCCACGGTTATCCGACTTCGTACATTCCAGCACAGGTTCTAAGACGATTCCGAGACCAGGGAAGGATTACCGCCGCGGAATATCGCAGGGCGGTGAAGCGGCTCGGCTGAAGATGTTGATTGGAAACCGCAACGACTTGGCGTTGGAGGTTCTCCCGCTCTCGCCCACCTGGGAGCGTCGCTATCTCCCCGAACGGACAGCATGGGCGCAACTGGCGATCTGGGTGAGCGGTACGAACCTGTGTGAGAACATTCTGGACGGAGCGCACTCCATTCGAGCGGACATCAACGTCCCGCTTGCTCCCCTGGTGGATTGGCTGGTGCGATCCTGGACGTTCATCGAGTTCGAGGAAAGGCCCGGGTGCTTTCCGCCGCGCAACTCGGTGCGCGACACTCTTCGCGACTGGGGAGACACCGCGCCGCCGGCCGGAATTACGGAAGATCGGTGGTTTGACGCCCGCGAGCTGTGGTGGACGCGACACTTCTTGTCCGCCGGGGCGGATGGCGCCCGGTTACCGAACATATCCCTCGTCCGTAGCGGCGATCGGTTGGTCATCGAGTGGGGGCCGGCCAATTTCCCAGGCGATCATGCCCCTCGGTTCCTTTCGGAGAGCGGTCAGGAGATTCTTGAGTGGTACGCTGGAGAGGAGGTCCTCGCCGAGTTCGCCAGGTTCGTAGCCGAGTGGCTTCGGCGTGAGGATCTGGTAGGCCTGTATCCGTGGGTGCACCTGAGTGACCCGCTTCGCGAGCGGGAGTCTCGCTTCGACGAGAAACTGCACGCCTACACCGGGATCGACCCGCGCGTGCTGTACGAGTGGACGGATACGAACACGGAAGCCGGCCTCCGCGAAGGCCTCGGCCTTCCAGCAGATGGCGAGGATGCTGGTGGCAGCGTCATCACCCAAGTGCTGCGGGACCTGCCACCGGGCTTTTCCGAACCGTTGCGTAGCCAGGTGTGGCGACTGGATCGGGAGACCGGCAGGGAGACGAACTTCGCCGACGGGTTGCGAGCGACTGCACGCGATGCAGCGGCGAGCGGCGATCGTGCGGAGTCGTCGGGGCACCACGCCGCCAGCGTGGTTCGACATCATCTCGGTCTGGATGGAAAGCCGATCGAAGACGTCGAGGAGCGACTCAGGGAACTGGGCGCCGAGGTGATCGACTCTGGAGTGGAGTGCCTCCGGGAGAGGATGTTGGTTGGCTTCCGACAGGGGCTCGGCGCAGTCGTCGTGATCAACCGGACACCGCGTACCGAGGCGCCGTGGGGGCGCCGATTCGAGTCGGCCCGCGCCCTGGGCCACCTGCTGATGGATTCCTTTCGCGAAGACACTCTCGGAGCCGCCTCCAGCACCTTCGCGCAGCCTTGGACGAGACGGCGTTCAGGGGCGTTCGCGGCAGAGTTGCTGTTACCGGAGCAAGCGCTGCTTGAAGAGGCCGGACACCTCGACTCGGCTGCTCAGTGGGGAATTTTCGCGCGCATCATGAAGCGGTACGGCGTGGGCGCGAGAACCGCCGCCTTTCAGCTCTGGAATCACAGGCTGCTCTCAAGTTACCAAGTCCGCGACGAGCTGATCGATTGTTTCTCCGGCGTCGAAAGGTAGACGCTCGGCCGAGTCGTCGCCCCGCCGCCGCGCATTCGAACCGTCTCGCCGAATTCCAGTGGCGGCACGACGACAAGCGTGAGCGTTCTCAGAGCGCATCCAACGACCAGATGCCGGCGGCGATAAGCGCGTTGGTGACCGCCTGCGGCCAGCCGCGGTTGGCCGCCGGGCTGGCCGGTGAGGGGTGCAGAATCCGTACGGTGCGCGGGCGCTCATGGTCCGCCAGCGGACGTAGCGCGCGCTCGGCGGCGCGCATGGCGAATGCGCCGACCGCGACCAGCCAGCGCGGGGCCAGGTGCTCGACCGCGGCCAGCAGGTGGCGGTCGCAGCGCGTCAGGAGGGGCGTGCGTTCGGCGGCCGGCAGCTTGTCCGGGGTGCGGTTGCGGCCGGATGCCTCGACGAACATCAGCGGACAGTAGTTGACCACGAAGTGGTCGCGGAAGAACGCCGCCGGCGTGCCGAAGCGGTCCCGGAACAGTCCCCACAGGCGGGCGCCGCTGATCTCGCTGCGCGGGCACGCGAAGCCCTGGATGCGGCGCCGGGGGTGCTCGCGGGCCGGCGCCCGCACCGCGCAGTCGATGCCGAGCCAGTCGCGCGCCGCCCGCACCTCGCCGAACGGCACGCCGGTCTGCGCCATGCCGAACGGGCCCGGGTTCATGCCCAGGAACAGGACGCGGGCGCGGCGCGGGGCATGCGCTTCGACGTAGGCGCGGAATCCGCACCAGGCATAGTCGAGCGGGTCGTACACGGTGTGCACGGGTGCGGCGAACCGCAGCGCGGCCAGGCTGCGGTGCAGCTCACGTGCCGCCGCGAGCAGCGGTTCAGGGTGGCGGTCCATCACAACGCTGCGGGCAACATAGCGCATTGCTGCGCCGGTGCGCACCGTGCGAGCTTCGACGGCATCGACTATACGCAACCACGGCAGCAGTATGGTCCGCTGCTGCCCGTCTTGCCGGTCCGGCGGCGTCCGCGGCACGATGCGGCATGGCAACCGCCGCCAACGAGGTGCTGCCGTTGCGCGCGCTGCACTACGATGCAAGCCGGGTCGGGCAGATCGGAGACTGCCTGGCGCCGCCGTACGACGTGATCTCGCCGGCGATGCAGGAGGCGTACCACGCGCGGCATCCGTACAACGTGGTACGGCTGACGCTCGGCAGGCAGCACGCCGGCGACACGGCCGCCGACAACCGCTACACGCGCGCCGCGGCCACGCTCGACGACTGGCAGGCGCGCGGGGTGCTGCGCGCCGCCGCGCAGCCGGCGTTCTGGGTATACGAGCAGAGCTTCGAGGCGCCCGCGGCAGGCTCCCGCCGCGTCACCGGGCTGATCGGCCGCGTGCGGCTGCACGAGTACTCCGCCGGCGCCATCCTGCCGCACGAACAGGTGATGGGCGGCGTGGTAGAGGACCGGCTGCGGCTGACGCGCGCCTGCAAGGTGCAGACGGAGTACATCTGGTCGATCTACCGCGAGCCGGACGGCGTCGTGGACCGGCTGCTGGAGCAGGCCACGGCGCCGCCGCCGATGATCGATCACACCGAGCGCCCGCCGGACGAGCACGAGGGCGACAGGCGTCCTCGCGGCAAACGCCCCGTGGACGAACACCCGCGGGGTGTCCGGCACCGGCTGTGGCGGCTCGCCGACCGGACGAGCTTGGCAGCGATCGCGCAAACCCTCTGCCGGCAACCGATCTACATCGCCGACGGCCACCACCGCTACCAGACCATGCTGCACTACCGCAACGAGATGCGCCGCCGCCACCCGGATGCCGGAGCGCACGCACCGTGGGAGTTCATCCTCATGTTCCTGGTCAACGCCGAGCACCAGGAGTTGACCATTCTGCCGATCCATCGCCTGCTGCACGGGCTCCCCGTCGGCGACCCGCGGGCGTTGGAGCGGCGCCTGTCCGAGCGCTTCGCCGTGCGCCGGTACCGCCATGCCGATGGCGGCCGGGCCGCGGCCGAGCGGCGCTGGCTGGACGACCTAGCAGCCACGCGGACGGAGGAGCGCACGTTGGGAGTGTACGTGCGCGGCAGCGATTCGTTCCTGGCGGCCACCCTGCGCGACGGCGTGGTGG
This Spirochaetaceae bacterium DNA region includes the following protein-coding sequences:
- a CDS encoding ImmA/IrrE family metallo-endopeptidase, whose translation is MALEVLPLSPTWERRYLPERTAWAQLAIWVSGTNLCENILDGAHSIRADINVPLAPLVDWLVRSWTFIEFEERPGCFPPRNSVRDTLRDWGDTAPPAGITEDRWFDARELWWTRHFLSAGADGARLPNISLVRSGDRLVIEWGPANFPGDHAPRFLSESGQEILEWYAGEEVLAEFARFVAEWLRREDLVGLYPWVHLSDPLRERESRFDEKLHAYTGIDPRVLYEWTDTNTEAGLREGLGLPADGEDAGGSVITQVLRDLPPGFSEPLRSQVWRLDRETGRETNFADGLRATARDAAASGDRAESSGHHAASVVRHHLGLDGKPIEDVEERLRELGAEVIDSGVECLRERMLVGFRQGLGAVVVINRTPRTEAPWGRRFESARALGHLLMDSFREDTLGAASSTFAQPWTRRRSGAFAAELLLPEQALLEEAGHLDSAAQWGIFARIMKRYGVGARTAAFQLWNHRLLSSYQVRDELIDCFSGVER
- a CDS encoding single-stranded DNA-binding protein; translated protein: MRYVARSVVMDRHPEPLLAAARELHRSLAALRFAAPVHTVYDPLDYAWCGFRAYVEAHAPRRARVLFLGMNPGPFGMAQTGVPFGEVRAARDWLGIDCAVRAPAREHPRRRIQGFACPRSEISGARLWGLFRDRFGTPAAFFRDHFVVNYCPLMFVEASGRNRTPDKLPAAERTPLLTRCDRHLLAAVEHLAPRWLVAVGAFAMRAAERALRPLADHERPRTVRILHPSPASPAANRGWPQAVTNALIAAGIWSLDAL
- a CDS encoding DUF1015 domain-containing protein yields the protein MATAANEVLPLRALHYDASRVGQIGDCLAPPYDVISPAMQEAYHARHPYNVVRLTLGRQHAGDTAADNRYTRAAATLDDWQARGVLRAAAQPAFWVYEQSFEAPAAGSRRVTGLIGRVRLHEYSAGAILPHEQVMGGVVEDRLRLTRACKVQTEYIWSIYREPDGVVDRLLEQATAPPPMIDHTERPPDEHEGDRRPRGKRPVDEHPRGVRHRLWRLADRTSLAAIAQTLCRQPIYIADGHHRYQTMLHYRNEMRRRHPDAGAHAPWEFILMFLVNAEHQELTILPIHRLLHGLPVGDPRALERRLSERFAVRRYRHADGGRAAAERRWLDDLAATRTEERTLGVYVRGSDSFLAATLRDGVVAAGSAGSASPRWLRLGVNVLNDLVLRRIFGVSEEEFDAGERVSYTHSAGEALAAVDAGRADVGLLMSPTALDDVLAVAAAGERMPRKSTFFYPKPVSGLLFYPMALPGAVFARGAANPDDALHGHG